One region of Pogona vitticeps strain Pit_001003342236 chromosome 1, PviZW2.1, whole genome shotgun sequence genomic DNA includes:
- the LOC110088086 gene encoding photoreceptor outer segment membrane glycoprotein 2 — translation MAVLKVKFTKTKRDKLAQILWILNWISVVSGAILFSLGLFLKIEIRKRSEMMAKGDINSVPNMLISVGVVACIINFLGGKICYDCTDMNKYNRWKLVMLPYIVCTFCFTFCILVGAVMCYTMRNELEESLYLGLRDAIKFYKDTDIPGRCFMKKTIDALQIKFQCCGNNGFRDWFEIQWISVRYLDMASKDVLDRLKSNVDGKFLVDGVPFSCCNPSSPRPCIQYQLTNNSAHYNYDFLTEELNIWMKGCREVLLDYYTDIMRSIGITVLIIWLFEVSVLTGVRYLQTAMRNVLLLGDPQSDSDGWLLENSFVETAKYNFNIIKNLGKANQISTVSGMNDPNMDVQTVNHGPENVPTKCIPTA, via the exons ATGGCTGTCCTTAAAGTGAAATTCACCAAAACAAAGAGGGACAAGTTGGCTCAAATATTATGGATCCTCAACTGGATTTCAGTGGTGTCTGGTGCAATTTTGTTCAGCTTGGGACTCTTTTTGAAAATAGAAATCAGAAAGCGTAGCGAAATGATGGCCAAAGGAGATATTAACTCAGTCCCCAACATGCTCATCTCGGTTGGGGTTGTAGCCTGTATCATCAACTTTCTTGGAGGCAAAATCTGCTACGACTGCACAGACATGAATAAATATAACCGATGGAAACTGGTTATGCTCCCATACATTGTATGCACATTTTGTTTCACCTTCTGCATCTTAGTGGGTGCTGTTATGTGTTACACCATGAGAAATGAGCTGGAGGAGTCACTGTATCTGGGGTTGAGAGATGCTATTAAATTCTACAAGGACACAGATATCCCTGGAAGATGCTTTATGAAGAAAACAATAGATGCATTGCAGATCAAGTTCCAGTGCTGTGGAAACAATGGTTTCAGAGATTGGTTTGAAATTCAATGGATATCTGTTCGCTATTTGGATATGGCTTCAAAGGATGTTCTAGA TCGCCTAAAGAGCAACGTTGACGGGAAGTTCCTGGTGGATGGCGTCCCCTTCAGCTGTTGCAATCCCAGCTCACCCAGACCCTGTATCCAGTACCAACTCACAAACAATTCTGCTCACTACAACTATGACTTCCTGACAGAAGAGCTTAATATCTGGATGAAAGGATGCAGGGAGGTCCTCCTGGATTATTACACTGATATCATGAGATCCATTGGCATCACTGTACTCATCATCTGGTTGTTTGAG GTCTCTGTGCTTACTGGGGTCCGTTACCTTCAAACGGCAATGAGGAACGTCCTTCTCCTGGGCGATCCGCAGTCTGACTCAGATGGCTGGTTACTTGAGAACAGCTTTGTAGAAACTGCCAAGTATAACTTCAATATCATAAAAAACCTTGGGAAAGCTAATCAGATATCTACAGTTTCAGGAATGAATGATCCTAATATGGACGTGCAAACGGTAAACCATGGTCCAGAAAATGTTCCAACAAAATGCATCCCTACAGCTTAA